A single genomic interval of Nitrosomonadales bacterium harbors:
- the hflK gene encoding FtsH protease activity modulator HflK, whose amino-acid sequence MGLNDPQWGNKNSGGPPDLEELLRKLNEKVASLMGGKNGPGRGGSDDTGRTREQGFGGGIGLIALIAALIWMGSGFYIVDESQRGVVLRFGKLVETTQPGPRWHLPFPVETVEIVNLSQVRTVEVGYRDNVKNKMLKESLMLTDDENIIDIQFAVQYFLKDPADYLFNNRTPDENVRQAAETAIREVVGKSKMDFVLYEGREQVAASATKLMQDILDRYGSGIVISKLTMQNAQPPEQVQAAFDDAVKAGQDRERQKNEGQAYANDVVPRARGTAARLIQEAEGYKQSVIANAEGDASRFKQILVEYEKAPAVTRERMYLDMMQQVMGNVSKVMIDQKNGNSLLYLPLDKLMESTRAPAGTPETAAPPTTESNDSEAAQRARDSLLSRDRRAR is encoded by the coding sequence CTGAATGAAAAGGTTGCGTCGCTGATGGGCGGCAAGAATGGGCCGGGCAGAGGAGGTTCAGACGATACCGGCAGAACCCGGGAGCAGGGCTTTGGTGGCGGCATCGGACTGATCGCCTTGATCGCCGCCTTGATCTGGATGGGAAGCGGCTTTTACATCGTCGACGAGAGCCAGCGCGGCGTGGTGCTGCGTTTCGGCAAGCTGGTCGAGACGACACAACCCGGCCCGCGCTGGCATCTGCCGTTCCCGGTCGAGACGGTCGAGATCGTCAACCTGAGCCAGGTGCGTACCGTGGAGGTCGGCTACCGCGACAACGTCAAGAACAAGATGCTGAAGGAGTCGCTGATGTTGACCGACGACGAGAACATCATCGACATCCAGTTCGCGGTGCAGTACTTCCTGAAGGACCCGGCCGATTACCTGTTCAACAACCGCACGCCGGACGAGAACGTGCGCCAGGCTGCTGAAACCGCGATCCGCGAAGTGGTCGGCAAGAGCAAGATGGACTTCGTGCTGTACGAGGGGCGCGAACAGGTGGCCGCCTCGGCGACCAAGCTGATGCAGGACATCCTGGATCGCTACGGTTCCGGCATCGTGATCAGCAAACTGACCATGCAGAACGCACAGCCGCCCGAGCAGGTGCAGGCCGCGTTCGACGATGCAGTGAAAGCGGGGCAAGACCGGGAGCGCCAGAAGAACGAGGGGCAAGCCTATGCGAACGATGTGGTGCCGCGTGCGCGAGGCACTGCGGCGCGCCTGATCCAGGAGGCGGAAGGTTACAAGCAGAGCGTGATCGCCAACGCCGAGGGTGATGCCAGCCGCTTCAAACAGATCCTCGTCGAATATGAAAAAGCACCCGCCGTGACGCGTGAACGGATGTATCTGGACATGATGCAACAGGTGATGGGCAACGTCAGCAAGGTGATGATCGACCAGAAGAACGGCAACAGCCTGCTGTACCTGCCGCTGGACAAATTGATGGAAAGTACGCGCGCACCCGCCGGGACTCCGGAAACGGCGGCTCCGCCCACTACGGAATCGAACGATAGCGAGGCGGCGCAACGCGCAAGAGACTCATTGTTGAGTCGCGACAGGAGGGCTCGTTGA